A portion of the Clostridium gelidum genome contains these proteins:
- a CDS encoding FtsB/FtsL family cell division protein, with product MNKLVEREYDYIKGSTVSAPERKSSVRRPNKKYKQIQRRKNIQNKNIILRKIRKNDRKYVFTVAVVIFSLGLITITGDIKVYNMQNGVSNLNAQITQTQEENEALKVKLVKSSSLKNIQEKATSKLAMSIPNKEETVRIDFSQNYFENIKSNSSNNSSNNSTKGSNLFSKLMDLVK from the coding sequence GTGAATAAATTGGTGGAAAGAGAATATGATTATATAAAGGGTAGTACAGTATCAGCACCAGAAAGAAAAAGTAGCGTACGTAGACCAAATAAGAAGTATAAACAAATACAAAGGCGAAAAAATATACAAAATAAAAATATTATATTAAGAAAAATAAGAAAGAACGATAGAAAGTATGTCTTTACTGTGGCAGTAGTTATATTTAGTCTGGGATTAATTACCATTACTGGAGATATCAAAGTCTACAATATGCAAAATGGAGTTAGTAATTTAAATGCTCAAATTACTCAAACACAAGAAGAAAATGAAGCGTTAAAAGTAAAATTGGTAAAATCTTCTTCTTTAAAGAATATTCAAGAAAAAGCTACAAGTAAGTTAGCTATGTCTATTCCTAATAAAGAAGAAACAGTGAGAATTGACTTTTCACAAAACTATTTTGAAAACATAAAATCTAATAGCTCTAACAATAGTTCTAACAATAGTACTAAGGGAAGTAATTTGTTCTCTAAATTGATGGATTTAGTAAAATAG
- a CDS encoding stage V sporulation protein D → MLYFLVEEQALRKRKYINKAKMRQRMIVTAFSLTVIFSILIIRLSYIMIVKRADYAGKAEEQWTSELKIDAKRGRILDRYGNELAVSANVYRIDFDLKSLSAYLKRPLKSIPIKEIDHMKSVGIPVPTGDGGLKTDDIAPVIAKVLDMDVSEIEKKLPSGADAGYVTVARKIEKDVADKIKEFNINGVVVSPDTKRYYPNNNFLSQALGSTDSDGKGLTGLELQYNSYLSGIPGMKIAELDKNNRDLPYTSSQYTSSINGKDVTTTIDENIQNIAENIAKRCYENNKAKAVSILIMDPKTGEVLAMVNKPDFDPNNPRDGAEKFDGKDNNEKIQKMWRNRLVNDTFEPGSIFKVITAISGLENNIVNKDTQFVDNGSISIGGITVKDAEQQNRLQNLLQIIQNSSNVGFVELGKMIGKEKLCESIDKFGFGKVSGIDLPGEAPGIVKPVNKVSIADLATISFGQTNTLNSVQYMAAFDAIANGGTLIQPHIMKEVTHNDENNVNIVDEVFKPKTSIVASPEKTAELRTYLEGVVTGGSGTGTFIEGYHIGGKTGTAEKVVDGKYGEGKYISSFVGMAPSSDPKVTIMITVDEPRNGEYYAAQVAVPYAKSLFTDIFNYLNSKFSDENSKKITKDVVIPEVRNMKVADAKKILKDARLDCNIDGDGEKVVNMTPYPGSSVKEDSKITLYTSSDATYNNDVVMPNVRGYSKEDATYLLKSIGIVSTFDGNGAVSEQDIDQGEVISKGTTVKLTLSSDYKD, encoded by the coding sequence ATGCTATATTTTTTAGTGGAGGAACAGGCATTGAGAAAGAGAAAGTATATAAATAAAGCAAAAATGCGTCAGAGAATGATAGTTACAGCTTTTTCATTAACGGTTATTTTTTCAATATTAATAATTAGGCTATCTTATATAATGATAGTTAAAAGAGCAGATTATGCAGGAAAAGCAGAAGAACAATGGACAAGTGAATTGAAAATAGATGCTAAAAGAGGAAGAATTCTAGATAGATACGGAAATGAACTTGCTGTGTCTGCTAATGTTTACAGGATAGATTTCGATTTAAAATCGTTAAGTGCATATTTGAAAAGACCATTAAAATCCATTCCAATCAAAGAAATTGATCATATGAAAAGTGTAGGCATTCCAGTGCCTACAGGAGATGGTGGGCTAAAAACTGATGATATTGCGCCTGTAATTGCCAAGGTATTAGATATGGATGTATCAGAAATAGAAAAAAAACTTCCAAGTGGAGCAGATGCAGGATATGTTACTGTGGCACGGAAAATAGAAAAAGATGTAGCAGATAAAATAAAAGAATTTAATATAAATGGAGTTGTAGTTTCACCAGATACAAAAAGATATTATCCCAATAATAACTTTTTATCACAGGCTCTAGGAAGTACTGATTCTGACGGTAAAGGCTTAACTGGATTAGAACTTCAATATAATTCATATTTATCAGGAATTCCTGGAATGAAAATTGCAGAACTTGATAAAAATAATAGGGACTTGCCCTATACAAGTTCACAGTACACATCCTCTATAAATGGTAAAGATGTTACTACTACTATTGATGAAAATATTCAAAATATTGCTGAGAATATAGCTAAGCGGTGTTATGAAAATAATAAAGCTAAAGCAGTTTCAATACTAATAATGGATCCTAAAACAGGAGAAGTATTAGCTATGGTTAACAAACCGGATTTTGATCCTAATAATCCACGTGATGGTGCAGAAAAATTTGATGGAAAAGATAATAATGAAAAAATACAAAAAATGTGGAGGAATAGATTAGTAAATGATACCTTTGAACCAGGATCTATATTTAAAGTAATTACTGCTATATCAGGTCTAGAAAATAATATTGTTAATAAAGATACACAATTTGTAGATAATGGATCAATATCAATAGGAGGGATTACGGTAAAGGACGCGGAACAACAAAATAGACTTCAAAATTTACTTCAAATTATTCAAAATTCATCAAATGTAGGGTTTGTAGAATTAGGGAAAATGATTGGTAAAGAAAAGTTATGTGAATCTATTGATAAATTCGGATTTGGAAAGGTAAGTGGAATTGATTTGCCAGGTGAGGCGCCTGGAATTGTAAAACCAGTTAATAAAGTTTCAATTGCAGACCTTGCAACAATATCATTTGGTCAAACTAACACATTAAATTCGGTTCAATATATGGCTGCATTTGATGCTATTGCCAATGGAGGAACACTTATTCAGCCACATATAATGAAAGAAGTGACTCATAATGACGAAAATAATGTCAATATTGTAGATGAAGTTTTTAAACCTAAAACTTCTATTGTAGCAAGTCCGGAAAAGACAGCAGAACTTAGAACTTATCTTGAAGGAGTTGTAACAGGGGGATCAGGAACAGGGACTTTTATTGAAGGATATCATATAGGTGGCAAAACTGGTACAGCTGAAAAGGTTGTTGACGGCAAATATGGAGAAGGCAAGTATATATCTTCATTCGTTGGAATGGCTCCATCTAGTGATCCAAAAGTTACTATTATGATAACTGTTGATGAACCTAGAAATGGTGAGTATTATGCAGCACAAGTAGCAGTACCATATGCTAAATCATTATTTACTGATATTTTTAACTATCTAAATAGCAAGTTTTCTGATGAAAATAGTAAAAAAATTACTAAAGATGTTGTTATTCCAGAAGTTAGGAATATGAAAGTTGCAGATGCTAAGAAAATATTAAAAGATGCAAGATTAGATTGTAATATAGATGGAGATGGAGAAAAAGTAGTAAATATGACTCCATATCCAGGTTCCTCAGTAAAGGAAGATTCCAAAATAACTCTTTACACAAGTAGTGATGCGACTTATAATAATGATGTTGTAATGCCAAATGTTAGGGGATATTCAAAAGAAGATGCAACTTATTTGTTAAAAAGTATTGGAATAGTATCTACATTTGATGGGAATGGAGCGGTTTCAGAACAGGATATTGATCAAGGGGAAGTTATAAGTAAAGGAACAACTGTTAAATTGACTTTAAGCTCAGATTATAAAGATTAA
- the mraZ gene encoding division/cell wall cluster transcriptional repressor MraZ has translation MFIGEYQHGLDPKNRIIVPAKLRDGLGNTFVITKGLDGCLYAYPLEEWKVLEEKMKTLPLTNKDARSFVRFFFSGACEIELDKQGRGLIPQNLKEYAGIEKDIVSIGVLSRVEIWSKEKWNEYNESNMDFDSIAEKMNDLGI, from the coding sequence TTGTTCATTGGAGAATACCAACACGGTCTAGATCCTAAAAATAGAATAATTGTTCCAGCGAAACTTAGAGATGGTCTTGGTAATACGTTTGTTATTACAAAGGGTCTTGATGGATGTCTTTACGCTTATCCACTTGAAGAATGGAAAGTACTAGAAGAAAAAATGAAAACTTTGCCTTTAACAAACAAGGATGCAAGATCTTTTGTAAGGTTCTTTTTTTCAGGTGCTTGTGAAATTGAATTGGACAAGCAAGGAAGAGGATTGATTCCACAAAATTTAAAGGAATATGCAGGGATAGAAAAGGACATAGTAAGTATTGGAGTATTGTCTAGAGTAGAAATATGGAGCAAAGAAAAGTGGAATGAATACAATGAGTCAAATATGGATTTTGATTCAATTGCAGAAAAAATGAATGATTTAGGAATATAA
- a CDS encoding UDP-N-acetylmuramoyl-L-alanyl-D-glutamate--2,6-diaminopimelate ligase: MNLVNILNGIDYEVIQGEIDVEINKINYDSRKVKELDIFVCIKGYATDGHKYIDKAIENGAKVVVIQDDVEINEKKITIIKSRDTRKALALMGANLYENPSSKMKIIGITGTNGKTTTAFMIKDILEANNKKVGLIGTIANYIGNEKIHTERTTPESLELQELFCEMIDKGVEYCVMEVSSHSLELDRVYGVKFEIGIFTNLTRDHLDFHKTFENYYKAKFKLFDRSRIKIINIDDNYGKQVISDLNALKTDDIYSFSVKEHSDFKALDEEMGSRDIKFKLNLGKNEQFILNIPGEYNIYNSLGAIAACFKLGIPNDAIKNGIEKVIVPGRCERVASEYKLPYEIIIDYAHTPDGLDNILKTAKAFTNGKLISVFGCGGDRDKVKRPQMGKISTDIADVTIITSDNPRSEEPMDIIKDIEASLNKDKYIVIENRKEAIKKAINIANKGDVIVIAGKGHETYQILKNKTIHFDEREVVKEILDSINNEQFTVNIYGTNPFRI, translated from the coding sequence ATGAATTTAGTAAATATTTTAAATGGAATAGATTATGAAGTTATTCAAGGTGAAATTGATGTAGAAATTAATAAAATAAATTATGATAGTCGGAAAGTTAAAGAACTTGATATTTTTGTTTGTATCAAGGGATATGCAACTGATGGACATAAATATATTGATAAAGCTATTGAAAATGGAGCTAAAGTAGTAGTAATTCAAGACGATGTAGAAATTAATGAAAAAAAAATTACTATTATTAAGAGTAGAGATACGAGAAAAGCACTAGCACTAATGGGAGCGAATTTATATGAAAACCCTAGCAGTAAAATGAAGATAATTGGTATAACAGGAACTAATGGAAAAACTACAACTGCATTTATGATAAAGGATATCTTAGAAGCTAATAATAAAAAAGTTGGTTTGATTGGAACTATTGCAAATTATATAGGAAACGAAAAGATTCATACTGAAAGAACAACTCCAGAATCTCTAGAGTTACAAGAATTATTTTGTGAGATGATAGATAAAGGCGTAGAATATTGTGTTATGGAGGTATCTTCTCATTCATTAGAGTTAGATAGAGTTTATGGGGTCAAATTTGAGATTGGCATTTTCACAAATTTGACCAGAGATCATTTAGATTTTCATAAGACATTTGAGAATTACTATAAAGCAAAATTCAAATTATTTGATAGGTCTAGAATAAAAATTATTAATATTGACGATAATTATGGAAAACAAGTAATTAGTGATTTAAATGCTTTAAAAACAGATGATATATACTCATTTTCAGTAAAAGAACATTCGGATTTTAAGGCACTTGATGAAGAAATGGGAAGCAGAGATATTAAATTCAAACTTAATCTTGGGAAAAATGAGCAGTTTATTTTGAATATACCAGGTGAATATAATATTTATAATTCATTAGGTGCAATTGCAGCATGCTTTAAACTTGGAATTCCAAATGACGCAATAAAAAATGGAATAGAAAAAGTAATTGTCCCAGGAAGATGTGAAAGAGTAGCAAGTGAATATAAGCTACCATATGAAATTATAATAGATTATGCTCATACTCCAGATGGACTTGATAATATATTAAAAACGGCTAAAGCATTTACAAATGGAAAGCTAATATCAGTATTTGGCTGTGGTGGAGATAGAGATAAAGTGAAAAGACCACAAATGGGTAAGATATCAACCGATATTGCAGATGTTACTATAATAACATCTGATAATCCAAGAAGTGAAGAACCAATGGATATTATAAAAGATATTGAAGCTTCACTAAATAAAGATAAATATATAGTAATAGAAAATAGAAAAGAAGCTATAAAAAAGGCTATAAATATTGCAAACAAAGGCGATGTAATAGTTATTGCTGGTAAAGGGCATGAGACTTATCAAATTTTAAAGAATAAAACTATACATTTTGATGAAAGAGAAGTTGTCAAGGAAATACTTGATTCAATTAACAATGAACAATTTACAGTTAACATTTATGGAACAAATCCTTTCAGGATTTGA
- the rsmH gene encoding 16S rRNA (cytosine(1402)-N(4))-methyltransferase RsmH — MEFKHVSVLLNECIDALDIKENGIYVDCTLGGAGHSSHIASHLSKDGTLIGIDQDQDALKAAKERLKEFENVKYVHNNFYNIDSILNELDIEKVDGILMDLGVSSYQLDEASRGFSYMHDAPLDMRMDRDSDFSAYEIINNYSEEKLYKIIKDYGEERFAKRIANIIINRRAEKPIETTFELVDIIKAAIPARLRRDGPHPAKRTFQAIRIEVNSELKILNRTIEDGINRLNKGGRMAIITFHSLEDRIVKLKFRELENPCICPKGFPICACGKSPVVKTMPKKGIIPTEKEIEENPRSRSAKLRIIEKL; from the coding sequence ATGGAATTTAAACATGTATCAGTATTATTAAATGAATGTATAGACGCATTAGATATAAAAGAAAATGGGATTTATGTTGATTGTACTTTAGGCGGTGCAGGACATTCATCTCATATTGCATCGCATTTATCTAAAGATGGAACATTAATTGGAATAGATCAAGATCAAGATGCTTTGAAAGCTGCTAAAGAGAGGCTTAAAGAGTTTGAAAATGTAAAATATGTTCACAATAATTTTTACAATATAGATAGTATTTTGAATGAATTAGATATTGAGAAAGTTGATGGAATTTTAATGGATCTTGGGGTTTCGTCATATCAACTTGATGAAGCTTCAAGAGGCTTTAGTTATATGCATGATGCACCATTAGATATGAGAATGGATAGAGATAGTGATTTTTCAGCTTATGAAATTATAAATAATTACAGCGAAGAAAAATTATATAAAATAATAAAAGATTATGGTGAAGAAAGATTTGCTAAAAGAATTGCCAATATTATAATCAATAGAAGAGCAGAAAAGCCTATTGAAACAACATTTGAACTTGTAGATATTATTAAAGCTGCTATTCCTGCAAGGCTGAGAAGAGATGGACCTCACCCAGCAAAAAGAACTTTTCAAGCTATTAGAATAGAAGTTAATTCGGAACTTAAAATATTAAATAGAACTATAGAAGATGGAATAAATAGATTAAATAAGGGCGGAAGAATGGCTATTATAACATTCCATTCTTTAGAAGATAGAATAGTAAAACTTAAATTTAGAGAATTAGAAAATCCATGTATTTGTCCAAAAGGATTTCCGATTTGTGCTTGTGGAAAATCACCAGTGGTTAAGACTATGCCTAAAAAGGGAATAATACCAACTGAAAAAGAAATTGAAGAAAATCCAAGAAGTAGAAGTGCTAAACTTAGGATAATTGAGAAATTATGA
- a CDS encoding stage V sporulation protein D, giving the protein MKKKNYKDKAKMRQRISMAAASLTVVFAILTIRLSYIMIVKKADYAARAEEQWTSEVKIDAIRGRVLDRNGKELAVSANVYRVDFDLNSIRSYLERDLSQIPAKEIEKMKSVGIPMPRGDEDLTTSDIAPLIATALNLDVEMIKGKLETKLPSGAKAGSATVVRRIEKEQADKVKALNISGIIVSPDTKRYYPNNNFLAHVLGTTNPDNKGLTGIELQYNSYLSGVPGMKIAELDKNNRDLPYTISQFTSPVNGKDITLTIDEKIQYFAEKAAKQAYDDTKAKAVSILVMDPKTGEVLAMVNKPDFDPNSPYQGVESFDGENYSDKLQKMWRNRLVNDTFEPGSIFKVVTAITGLEENVVNKDTQFNDPGSISVGGINPKCWKAGGHGLQNFPEIIQNSCNVAFVQLGQKIGKEKLCASMNKFGFGKVSGIDLPGEAPGIVKPVGKVSDADLATISFGQTNTVNSVQYMTAFNAVANGGTLIQPHVMKEVTHDDANNVNIVDETFKPKTTTVASTEKTAELRTYLERVVTGGSGTGTFIEGYHIGGKTGTAQKVINGRYQEGAYISSFVGMAPVSDPKVTIMITIDEPSNGVYYAAQVAVPPAKTLFTDIFNYLDSEFSNENLGQITRDVVIPEIRGMKIADAKKALKDSKLDFNMNGDGESVIEMTPYPGYSVKEGSKINLYTSGDATYNNNVVMPDVRGYSKEDANLLLKNLGMVAVFDGSGMVSGQDISQGEVITKGTTIKLTLSSDYKD; this is encoded by the coding sequence TTGAAAAAGAAAAATTATAAAGATAAGGCAAAAATGCGTCAAAGGATTAGTATGGCAGCCGCTTCGTTGACTGTTGTTTTTGCGATATTGACCATTAGGCTTTCTTATATAATGATAGTTAAGAAAGCTGATTATGCTGCGAGAGCAGAAGAACAATGGACAAGTGAAGTAAAGATTGATGCTATAAGAGGAAGAGTTTTAGATAGAAATGGAAAAGAACTTGCTGTATCTGCCAATGTTTATAGAGTTGACTTTGACTTAAATTCTATTAGATCATATTTAGAAAGAGATTTAAGTCAAATACCAGCAAAAGAAATTGAAAAAATGAAAAGTGTCGGAATACCTATGCCAAGAGGTGATGAGGACTTAACTACTTCTGATATAGCACCTTTAATTGCAACAGCATTAAATTTGGATGTAGAAATGATTAAAGGTAAACTTGAAACTAAACTTCCAAGTGGTGCAAAAGCAGGGTCAGCTACAGTTGTTAGAAGAATAGAAAAAGAACAAGCAGATAAGGTAAAAGCACTCAATATAAGCGGAATTATAGTTTCACCAGATACAAAGAGATATTATCCTAATAATAATTTCTTAGCACATGTACTAGGAACTACTAATCCAGATAATAAAGGTTTAACTGGAATAGAACTTCAATATAATTCATATTTATCAGGAGTTCCTGGTATGAAGATTGCAGAGCTTGATAAAAACAATAGGGATTTGCCTTATACAATATCTCAGTTTACATCACCGGTAAATGGTAAAGATATTACCCTTACTATTGATGAGAAAATTCAATATTTTGCTGAAAAGGCAGCAAAGCAAGCTTATGATGATACTAAAGCTAAAGCGGTATCAATATTGGTTATGGATCCTAAAACTGGAGAAGTTTTAGCCATGGTTAATAAACCTGATTTTGATCCTAATAGTCCATATCAAGGAGTAGAATCTTTTGATGGAGAAAATTATAGTGATAAACTGCAAAAAATGTGGAGAAATAGATTGGTTAATGATACTTTTGAACCGGGATCAATATTTAAAGTAGTAACAGCGATTACAGGATTAGAAGAAAATGTTGTTAATAAGGATACACAATTCAATGACCCAGGATCAATATCTGTTGGTGGTATTAATCCAAAGTGCTGGAAAGCAGGAGGACATGGACTTCAAAATTTCCCGGAGATTATTCAAAATTCATGTAATGTAGCATTTGTACAATTAGGACAAAAGATTGGTAAAGAAAAATTATGTGCTTCTATGAATAAATTTGGATTTGGAAAAGTTAGTGGGATAGATTTGCCAGGAGAAGCCCCTGGAATTGTAAAACCAGTTGGTAAAGTATCTGATGCAGACCTTGCAACAATATCTTTTGGTCAGACAAATACAGTTAATTCAGTTCAATATATGACTGCGTTTAATGCTGTAGCTAATGGAGGAACTTTAATTCAACCTCATGTTATGAAGGAAGTTACTCATGATGATGCAAATAATGTTAATATAGTTGATGAAACTTTTAAGCCAAAAACTACTACAGTGGCAAGCACTGAAAAAACCGCAGAGCTTAGAACATACCTTGAACGTGTTGTTACTGGAGGTTCTGGAACAGGAACTTTTATAGAAGGATATCATATTGGAGGTAAAACAGGTACTGCACAAAAGGTTATTAATGGTAGATATCAAGAAGGAGCATATATTTCATCGTTTGTTGGAATGGCACCAGTCTCTGATCCTAAAGTTACTATTATGATAACTATTGATGAACCAAGCAACGGTGTATATTATGCAGCACAAGTAGCGGTACCACCAGCAAAAACATTGTTTACAGATATTTTTAATTACCTTGATAGTGAATTTTCAAATGAAAATCTAGGTCAAATTACTAGAGATGTTGTAATTCCAGAAATTAGAGGGATGAAAATTGCAGATGCTAAAAAAGCATTAAAAGATTCAAAATTAGATTTTAATATGAATGGAGATGGAGAGTCAGTAATAGAGATGACACCATATCCAGGATATTCAGTAAAAGAAGGTTCGAAAATAAATCTTTACACAAGTGGTGATGCGACTTATAATAATAATGTCGTAATGCCAGATGTTAGAGGATATTCAAAAGAAGATGCTAATTTGCTTCTGAAAAATCTTGGAATGGTAGCTGTTTTTGATGGAAGTGGGATGGTATCAGGACAAGATATTTCACAAGGCGAAGTTATAACTAAAGGGACAACCATTAAATTAACATTAAGTTCAGATTATAAAGATTAA
- the pheT gene encoding phenylalanine--tRNA ligase subunit beta yields MKVPYSWLKDYVEINVSPKELGDKLTLTGSQLEELITQGDVIEKVVTGKIVQIVKHPDAEKLSICQVNIGSEEIQIVTAATNMKEQDIVPVALHGSTLADGTKIKKGKLRGEVSQGMFCSEEELGTAGDEPVHGLLILPSDTVLGADIKDVLGLNKAILDFEITSNRPDCLSIVGMARETAAALRITYKMPNVEYKVLNPANINDELKVEVKDELCSRFMARGIKNVEIKSSPGWIQERLLEAGIRPINNIVDITNFVMLEIGQPMHAYDKREISSNKIVVERSKVDEKFTTLDETERVLDNSMLCIKDSDTIIGLAGIMGGLNSEIKEDTIEVIFECANFDGTNIRVNSKKLNLRSEASSRFEKDIDPNLAEIAINRACALICELEAGEVMEGTIDVYNNKKEAGTVIVDSNWVNSFLGTDISKEEMKRCLDSVDLFTKIDGENLVVTASTFRVDIAIREDIAEEIARIYGYENIPATIFTASTGREPRYRKGILDNRVVLLATGSGLNQSISYSFVSPKVFDKIILPEDSELRNVVKIRNPLGEDYSVMRTTTLPSMMESLGRNYSRNNSYVRLFEMGKVYIKNEDDTKLPTEKNIITIGMYGDCDYLDLKGAVENIVDGLGIKNAKYERESENVSYHPGKTAKLVIGKNVAGTLGEVHLEVCENYGLDVPCFVAQLDLDALYESSNMDKKYKPLPKFPAVTRDIALLVEDAILVQEIDETIRKAGGNIVEKVELFDIYKGKQIPDGKKSIAYAIAYRDENKTLTDNEVNKVHEKILRSLEYKLGATLRD; encoded by the coding sequence ATGAAAGTACCATATAGTTGGCTTAAAGATTATGTTGAAATAAATGTAAGTCCTAAAGAATTAGGAGATAAATTAACCTTAACTGGTTCACAACTTGAAGAACTTATAACTCAAGGAGATGTAATTGAAAAAGTAGTTACAGGAAAAATTGTGCAAATAGTAAAACATCCAGATGCAGAAAAATTAAGCATCTGTCAAGTTAATATAGGAAGCGAAGAAATACAAATAGTTACCGCTGCAACAAATATGAAAGAGCAAGATATAGTACCAGTTGCACTTCATGGCTCAACTTTAGCTGATGGAACTAAAATAAAAAAAGGAAAGCTTAGAGGAGAAGTATCGCAGGGTATGTTCTGTTCAGAAGAAGAACTTGGAACAGCTGGAGATGAACCAGTTCATGGATTGCTGATTTTACCTTCTGATACAGTACTTGGGGCAGATATTAAAGATGTTCTAGGGCTTAATAAAGCAATTTTAGATTTTGAAATAACTTCAAATAGACCTGATTGTTTAAGTATTGTTGGTATGGCAAGAGAAACTGCAGCAGCACTTAGAATAACATATAAAATGCCAAACGTAGAGTATAAAGTTTTAAATCCTGCGAACATTAATGATGAATTAAAAGTTGAAGTTAAGGATGAACTTTGTTCTAGATTTATGGCAAGAGGAATAAAAAATGTTGAAATAAAGTCATCACCAGGTTGGATACAAGAAAGATTACTTGAAGCAGGTATTAGACCTATAAATAACATAGTTGATATTACAAACTTTGTTATGTTAGAAATTGGTCAGCCAATGCATGCTTATGATAAAAGAGAAATTTCATCTAACAAGATTGTGGTCGAAAGATCAAAGGTTGATGAAAAATTTACAACATTAGATGAAACTGAAAGAGTTTTAGACAATTCTATGCTTTGCATAAAAGACAGCGATACAATTATTGGTCTTGCTGGAATAATGGGTGGATTAAATTCAGAAATAAAGGAAGATACTATAGAAGTTATATTTGAATGTGCAAACTTTGATGGAACTAATATTAGAGTAAACTCTAAAAAATTAAACTTAAGAAGTGAAGCTTCAAGCAGATTTGAAAAAGATATTGACCCTAATTTAGCTGAAATTGCAATTAACAGAGCTTGCGCTTTGATTTGTGAATTAGAGGCTGGAGAAGTTATGGAAGGAACTATAGATGTTTACAACAATAAAAAAGAAGCAGGAACAGTAATTGTTGATTCTAATTGGGTAAATTCTTTCCTTGGTACTGACATTTCTAAAGAAGAAATGAAAAGATGTTTAGATAGTGTTGATTTATTTACAAAAATTGATGGAGAAAATTTAGTTGTAACAGCCTCAACTTTTAGAGTTGATATTGCAATTAGAGAAGATATAGCTGAAGAAATTGCAAGGATTTATGGATATGAAAATATTCCTGCAACAATATTCACTGCATCTACTGGTAGAGAACCAAGATACAGAAAAGGCATTTTAGATAATAGAGTAGTATTACTTGCAACAGGTAGTGGATTAAACCAATCTATAAGTTACTCATTTGTATCACCAAAGGTATTTGATAAAATTATTTTACCTGAAGATAGTGAACTTAGAAATGTAGTTAAAATAAGAAATCCATTAGGTGAAGATTATAGTGTAATGAGAACAACAACACTTCCTTCAATGATGGAAAGTTTAGGGAGAAATTATTCTAGAAACAATTCTTATGTTAGATTATTCGAAATGGGAAAAGTATATATAAAGAATGAAGATGATACTAAGCTTCCAACAGAAAAGAACATTATAACTATTGGTATGTATGGAGACTGTGATTATTTAGATCTTAAGGGTGCCGTAGAAAATATAGTAGATGGTCTTGGAATAAAAAATGCCAAGTATGAAAGAGAAAGTGAAAATGTAAGCTATCATCCAGGGAAAACAGCTAAACTTGTTATAGGGAAAAATGTAGCTGGAACTTTAGGCGAAGTTCATTTAGAAGTTTGTGAAAATTATGGACTTGATGTACCATGTTTTGTAGCACAATTAGATTTAGATGCACTATATGAAAGTTCTAATATGGATAAGAAGTATAAACCATTACCTAAATTCCCAGCAGTAACAAGAGATATTGCATTACTTGTTGAAGATGCTATTTTAGTTCAAGAAATTGATGAAACAATACGCAAAGCTGGTGGAAATATAGTTGAAAAAGTAGAACTATTTGATATATATAAAGGAAAACAAATACCAGATGGTAAGAAGAGCATAGCGTATGCAATTGCTTATAGAGATGAAAATAAGACATTAACAGATAACGAAGTTAATAAAGTCCATGAAAAAATACTAAGATCTCTTGAATACAAACTTGGAGCTACATTAAGAGATTAG